A region of Lycium barbarum isolate Lr01 chromosome 3, ASM1917538v2, whole genome shotgun sequence DNA encodes the following proteins:
- the LOC132633141 gene encoding uncharacterized protein LOC132633141, giving the protein MNRCKALVGCDGVVCPKPRRVGLFNSSYLQSNEPIRPSRFVQINNQQSEACDLKAGTELLDIILTKGNYDMETPNFDMASSPPFFFGSPPSRASNPLIQDSEFSNSNFVPVLAIPEGSAAPSPPTPSASTRKNGGGCAPVKFGIKPATVRIEGFNCRSSISAVA; this is encoded by the exons ATGAATAGGTGTAAGGCCTTGGTGGGTTGTGATGGTGTTGTTTGTCCCAAACCTCGTCGGGTCGGGTTATTCAATTCTTCATATCTTCAATCCAACGAACCTATAAGACCTTCTAGATTCGTTCAAATCAA TAATCAGCAATCGGAGGCTTGTGATTTGAAAGCTGGTACTGAACTTCTGGATATCATACTCaccaag GGGAATTATGATATGGAGACGCCCAATTTTGATATGGCTTCATCTCCACCGTTCTTTTTCGGGTCTCCACCAAGCAGGGCATCGAATCCCTTAATTCAGGATTCCGAATTCAGCAACAGCAATTTTGTACCTGTACTTGCAATTCCAGAAGGATCAGCTGCACCTTCACCACCAACCCCCTCCGCCTCCACTCGTAAGAATGGAGGAGGCTGTGCTCCTGTGAAATTCGGGATCAAGCCAGCTACTGTGAGGATCGAAGGCTTCAACTGCCGCAGCAGCATTTCTGCTGTTGCTTAG